A region of the Rhizobium sp. NLR16a genome:
GCAGCATGTCGGCATATTCCGGATTTCCGAGGATCGCCGAAAGGTCGAAGCCGCTCACGGTTTTGGCTCCCCGGATTGATCCGTCTTCGCCACAGGCTGCGGCTTGGCCGTCTGCAGACCGCCCATGACCTGCAGCGTCGGGGTGATCTCCATATGTCCGATGTTGACCGCGACGGGGGCTGCGATTGCGAAGGCAATCGCATCTGCGATATCGGTCGCCTGCGGCAATTCGAAACCGTCGATGAACCGTTCCCGGACGCTGGGGTCATTGCCGTGGACGTGTTTGAAGATGTCGGTGGCGACCCGGCCGGGGCAGATTTCCGTGACCCGAACCCGCTTGCCGAAGGCGTCGATGCGCAGCTGGTTGGACAGCATGCTCACCCCCGCCTTGGTGGCGTGATAGGACGAGTTGCCGCCGAAATTGTAGGCGCCGGCAATCGACGAGATATTGATGACATGGCCGCGATCGCGCGCCACCATGCCGGGCACCACCAGGCGGCAGAGGTGCAGCACCGCCCGCAGATTGACGTCGACGATGAGATCGATGTCGCCTTCATCGGCTTCGAG
Encoded here:
- a CDS encoding SDR family oxidoreductase — its product is MPFSDYKTALVTGASSGIGAAVVERLRRENIEVHAVARSTDALQQLAARTGCIPHAIDVTDRKAMAELADRVEFDILVNNAGVDRPKKFLEADEGDIDLIVDVNLRAVLHLCRLVVPGMVARDRGHVINISSIAGAYNFGGNSSYHATKAGVSMLSNQLRIDAFGKRVRVTEICPGRVATDIFKHVHGNDPSVRERFIDGFELPQATDIADAIAFAIAAPVAVNIGHMEITPTLQVMGGLQTAKPQPVAKTDQSGEPKP